A segment of the Acidimicrobiales bacterium genome:
GGCGACGGCCGAGCGCGACGGGCAGACGATCGGCGAGGACCGCCGCACCGAGGTCACGGCCGACACGGTGACGATCCCGTCCACGACCGCCTCGACCAGCACGTCCACGACCACCACGACGGTGCCGACCACCTCGACGGTGCCGACCACCACGGCCACGTCGACGACCACCACCACGTCGACGACGACCACCACGGTCAAGCCGACCACGACCACGTCGACGACGACCACCACGGTGAAGCCGACCACGACCACGTCGACGACCACCACGGTGAAGCCCACCACCACGACGCTGGTGGACAACCCTTACGGCACCGAGTTCTTCGCGGTCTCGGCCGGGCTCCAGGGCCGCTTCACGGCGTACCGCGACGCCACCGGGCGGTGGCCGGCCGGGTGGGCCGAGCTCGGCCTGAACCCGGGCTACTGGGCCAAGCCGGTCGGGCTGCTCCGCTACTCGATCGTGTCGACGGGGACCGTGTCGTACCTCACCGTGGTGCCCGACACCGGCTACCGGATCCGGGTCAGGGTGGGCGCCACGAACACCACCATCAGTCCGCCCAACGGGATCGCCTGGGACCCGATCACCGGGAGCTGGTACCGGTTCACGAACGGGGCCGTCGACTTCACCAGGACGGTCGACGCGAGCAACCTCACGATTCGCTGACCCGCCGCCGGGCCTCGGCGACCTCCGCCCCTTGTGCGCACGGGGGCACGGGCGTTCCATGAAGGCATGTTGAGCACGGTCCTGGACGTCTTCCGGCTTCGCCAGTACTTCAACGCCATCACCATGACGCGCGAGGTCGCCGACGGTGTGCGCGCCGACCTCGGCTTCGTCGGCACCGTGCGGCGCGGGCTCGTCCCCCTGCCGGCCGATCCCGCCCCGCCCCCCGGGAACCCGTTCCCGCCCTTCCAGCCGCAGGCCCTCGAGCGCTACCAGGGGCGACGGGTGGGCGTCGCCGCCACCGGCGGGAGCGGCGCCCTCGCGTCCGTGGTGGGCGTGGCCCGGGCCCTGGAGGAGTCGGGCATCCGGCCGGCCGTGTACTCGATGTGCTCGGGCTCGTCCCTGTTCGGGTTCCCCCTCGCGGCTGGCATCCCCGCCGCCGAGGTGGCCGCCTTCACCGTGCGGCTGCGGGCCGAGGACTACGTCGACCCCCAGTGGGCCAAGCTGCTGAGCCTCCCCCTCACCTTGGGCCGCGGGTTCGCGGGCCTGCTGCGGGGGGAGCGGGTCGAGGCCACGTACCGCCGGCTCCTGGGCGACCGCACCCTCGGTGAGCTGGAGGTCCCGTGCTACGCGCCGATCTGGAACATCGAGGAGAACCGGGTGGAGTACCTGGGGCCACGCACCCACCCGGACGTCTCGGTGGCCCGAGCCGTCCGGATGGCCATCGCCCTGCCGCTGTTCCTCGAGCCGGTCGAGCTCGACGGCCGCTCCTGGAGCGACGGGGGCATCGTCGACATCTTCCCGGTGCACCCGGTGCTCGACCTGGAGGAGCGCTGCGACGTGGTGGTCGGGATCAACGGGTTCTACCCGCCCGGCTTCGTCGGCGAGGACGCCTCCGGCTGGCACGAGCGGCGGTTCTCGATCCTGCACGTGGCCAGCCAGGTCCGCACCTCGCAGCAGGTCGAGCTGGCCCGCGAGAACCTGGGCCGGCTGCGGCGCGAGACCGAGCTGATCATGATCGAACCGGTGCCCTACGAGACGGTGCGGGGCGTCGGGTTCTACGAGCAGTTCCTCGACACCTCCGAGTGGCCCGGCTTCATGCGGGCCGGCCGGGAGCACGCGCTGGCCGGGCTGCGGTCGGCCCTGGCCATCGAGGAGGTCGCGGCCGACCTGGCCTCCTAGCGGCGCGCTGGCCTCCTAGCGGCGCGTCGCCCCCTACCATCCCGGCCATGGGGCTCCCCGAGCACGGCATGACGGCGGCGCAGGTGATCGAGGCGCTCCGGGCCAAGCGGGCCGACGACGCCCGCTGGCAGGACGGCCGGACGTTCGGGATGGTCTACGACGGCGGGCCCGGGGTGCACCAGGTGGCCGAGGCCGCGGCCGTGATGTTCCTCCACGAGAACGCCCTGAACACCCGGGCGTTCCCGAGCCTCGGCCAGATCCAGAGCGAGGTGGTGGGCGCCGTCGCCGAGCTCACCCACGGTGCACCCGAGGCGGCCGGCTTCATGACGTCCGGCGGCACCGAGAGCATCCTGGTGTCCGTGAAGGCGGCCCGCGAGCGGGGCCTGGCCGAGCGCGGCGTCGATCGGCCCAACATGGTGATCCCGGCCTCGGCCCACGCCGCGTTCCACAAGGGCGCGCACTACTTCGGGGTCGAGGTGCGCAAGATCGACGTGCGCGACGACTGGCGGGCCGACGTCGACGCCACCGCCGACGCGGTCGACGCCGACACCGTGCTCGTCGTGGGGTCGGCGCCGCAGTACCCGCAGGGGGTGATCGACCCGATCCCCGAGCTGGCCGCCATCGCCGCCGACGTGGGTGCGAGCTTCCACACCGACGCCTGCATGGGCGGCTTCGTGCTGCCCTTCATGGAGCTGCTGGGCGAAGACGTGCCCCCGTGGGACTTCCGCGTCCCGGGCGTCACCACCATCTCGGCCGACATCCACAAGCTGGGCTACGCCCCCAAGGGCGCCTCCGTGGTCCTCCACCGCACCAGGGAGCTCCGCCGCTACCAGACGTTCGTGTTCGACGACTGGCTGGGCGGCTTCTACGCGTCGCCCGGCATCCAGGGCACCCGTCCGGGGCTGCCGATGGCCACGGCGTGGGCCGTCATGCACCACCTCGGCATCGACGGCTACACGCGCCTCACCCGGATCGCCGTCAGCACGGCCCGCCGGCTGGTGGAGGGGGTGCGGGCCATCCCGGGCCTCACCGTGCTGGGCGAGCCCGAGGCGCACCTGGCGGCCATCTCGGTGGCGCCGGGCTGGGAGGGCCGCCTCGACGTGTTCGCGGTGGGTGACGCGCTCCAGCGGCGGGGCTGGTTCCTCGACCGCCAGTCCCCACCCGACACCCTCCACGCCACCGTCAGCGCCGGCAACGCCCCCGTGATCGAGGAGTACCTGGTGGACCTGCGGTCGTCGGTCGAGGAGGTGCTGGGCGAGCGCCTCGACGACCGGTCCACGAGCTACGCGACCCTGGAGTAGCCGCGAGCCACAGGGGCATCAGGGGGGCGTGCGGGGGCTCGTGTCGCCCGGCGTCCCGGGCTGGGCGATCATGCGAGGGCCATGGCCGCGCCCTTCCACGCCGGCAGGCTCCTCGTGGCCCTGCCGATGCTCGACGACCCCAACTTCGATCGCACCGTCGTGCTGCTGCTGGAGCACGGGCCGGAAGGGGCGCTGGGGGTGGTGCTCAACCGCCCCACCGACGTGAGCCTGGCCCGCGAGCTGCCCGAGTGGGAGCCGCTCGCCGGGGGCCACGGGGTGTTCTTCGTGGGCGGCCCGGTCGCGCCGGGCACGGCCATCGCGCTCGGTCGGGTCGACCCGGCCGAGGTGCCCGACGGCGAGGGCGACGGCTGGCGGCCCGTCCTGGGGCCGTTGGGCACCGTCGACCTGGGCCGCCACCCGACCTCCATCAGACCCGAGCCGCGACAGGTGCGGGTGTTCGCGGGCTACTCGGGCTGGTCGGCCGGCCAGCTCGAGGGCGAGGTGGACGACGGTGCGTGGCTGGTCCTCGACGCCGAGCCGGCCGACGCGCTCACCGCCGATCCGGAGGGCCTCTGGCACGCGGTGCTCCGGCGGCAGCCGGGCCGGACCGGCTGGCTGGGCAACTTCCCGCCCGACCCGTCGGTGAACTGACGCTCTACGGTGGCGGCCATGGACGCCTCAACCGTGATCGTCAGGGGCGAGGCCACGGCCCGAGCCCGCCCCGACCGGGTGCACCTGGCCGTGGTGGTGCGGGCCCTCGAAGCCGATCCCGACGCCGCCCTGGAGGAGGCCAGCCGCCGCCTGGCGGCGGTGCAGGAGGTGCTCGACGGCGAGGGCGTGGCGCCCGCGGACCGGGTCACCGAGTCGGTGAGCCTGGCCGAGGAGCGGGAGTGGGTGAAGGATCGCCTGGTGCACCGGGGGTGGGCGGCCAGCGCTCGCACGGCCGTGGCGCTGCCCGACGCGACCGGGATCGGGCGGATCCTGCGCCGCGCCGTTCAGGTGTCGGGCGCGGAGGTGCAGGGGCCGTGGTGGTGGGTGGCTCCCGACAACCCGGCCCGGCTCGAGGCGTGCGGAGCAGCCGCGGCCGAGGCTCGACGCAAGGCGCAGGCGTACGCGGAGGCGCTGGGCGTGCGGCTCGGCGCGGTGGTGGCCGTGGCCGAGCCGGGCCTGGGCAACCGGCCGACCCCCCAGGCCGACACCGGGCCGGCCGTGCGGATGATGGCCAAGGCGGCCGCGCCGGCCGAGCCGGTCGTCGAGGCCGGCGACCTCACCGTGGCCGCCGCCGTCGAGGTCACGTTCCGGCTGGAGCCGTGAGCACCGTGCCCGCCGACGAGCTGGCCCACCTGGGCGCGGGCGAGCTGGCCCACCGCATCCGCCACCGCGAGCTGTCGAGCCGCGAGGTCACCCTGGCGATGCTCGACCGGATCGGCCGCCTCGACGGCCCGATCAACGCGGTGGTCACCGTCGACGTGGAGCGGGCCATGGCCGAGGCCACCGCGGCCGACGCCGCCGTGGCCGGTCACGCCGAGCTCGGCCCCCTGCACGGCGTCCCGCTCACGGTGAAGGACTCGTTCCAGACCGCAGGCATGCGCACCACCAGCGGCGCGCCCCAGCTGGCCGAGCTGGTGCCGGACGCCGACGCCGACTGCGTGGCCCGCCTGCGTGCCGCCGGGGCGGTGGTCGTGGGGAAGACGAACCTGCCGATCTGGGCCGGTGACGCCCAGACGTACAACGAGGTGTTCGGCACCACCAACAACCCGTGGGACCTCCGCCGCACCCCCGGGGGCTCGTCGGGGGGATCGGCCGCGGCCCTGGCCGTTGGACTCACGCCCCTCGAGGTGGGCAGCGACATCGGTGGCTCGATCCGCATCCCGGCGTCGTACTGCGGGGTCCTCGGTCACAAGCCGTCGTACGGCGTGGTGTCGGGTCGCGGGCAGATCCCGGGCCCGCCCGGCACCCTCACCCAGGCCGACATCGCGGTCGTCGGGCCGATGGCCCGCTCGGTCGACGACCTCGAGCTCGGCCTGCACGTGCTGGCCGGGCCCGACGACTGGCAGGCCACGGCCTGGCGGCTCGAGCTCCCGCTGGCCCGCCGGCGCGACGCCAAGGGCCTGCGCGTGGCGGTGTGGGCCGACGACCCGGCCTGCCCCGTGAGCGCGGCGGTGCGCGACGCGATCGAGCGGGTGGCAGCCGCGCTGGAGGGGGCCGGCGCCACCGTCGACACGGAGGCCCGCCCGGCCTTCACGATGGCCAAGGCGGTCGACACCTTCGAGCGGCTCCTCTCGGCCGCGCTCGCCGGTGGTCTCGCGCCGGCGGAGGTGGAGGCGGTGGCGGCCACCGTGGCCGCCGGAGGCGAGCCCGAGGGTGGCCTGGGCGTGGCGCACGTCGCCCAGCGCCACCGGGCGTGGCTGTCCGCCAACGAGCGGCGCCTGCAGCTCCGCCGGCGCTGGCGCGAGTTCTTCGCCGAGTGGGACGTGGTGCTGGCCCCCATCACCCCCACCACCGCCATCCCGCACGACCACGGCGAGCCGCTCACCGCCCGCCGCATCGTCGTCGACGGCGTCGAGCGGCCCTACATCGACCAGACCTCGTGGCCGGGCCTGGTGGGGGTGGCCTACCTGCCGGCCACGGCGGTGCCGGTCGGCCTCGACCACCAGGGGCTCCCCGTCGGGATGCAGATCGTGGGCCCGTACCTCGAGGACCGCACCCCCCTGGCCGTGGCCCGCGTGGTGGGCGGCCTGGTCGGCGGCTTCCGCCCGCCCGGCTCCGCGCCCCCTCAGCCCGCGGGCTGAGCCCGGGGCTCCCGCCACATCGGGCGGATCACCGGACCCCCGTGCGGCAGCGGGACCTCGGCGGTCACGGCGAACCCGAGCCGCTCGTAGAAGGGCACGTTGCGGGCGCTCGACGACTCGAGGTAAGCGGGCAGCCCCTCCGCGTCGCACACGTCGAGCACCCGCCGCAGCAGCACCTCGCCCACGCCCCGTCCCCGCGCCTCGGGCACCACGCCCACGTGGCTGAGGTAGAAGTGCCCGTCGGGCGGGTGGTGCTCGGCGATGGCCAGCAGCCCCTCCCACACCGTGTCGGCGCGGGCGCCGTCGGCCCCTCGCACGACCTCGTCGAGCTGCTCACCGGTCCGGCGGTCGTAGAACTCGACGTCGGGCGGCGACCACAGCGCCGCGCCCAGGGTCCCGGTCGCGGCGACGGCGGCGTGGGCGTGGCCGCGCCGTCGGGCCGCCTCCACCACCACCGCCATCCACGCCCGGACGGGGCCCTCCCGGTTGCCCGGGTCGGCGAACACCCACGTCAGGAGCGGGTCGTCGGCGAAGGCCCGCCCCAGCGCGGCGGCCACCTCGGCCGCGGAGGCTGCCCGCACCAGACGGGTGGGGGAGCTCACGCGGCCGCTACGAGCGAGGGCAGCGGTACTTCTGGACGGAGCCGTCCGGGCTGATGGCGAACGGGAACTCGCCCTCCGGGATGGTCTGCAGGTACATGAGCGTGTCGCCCACCAGCGCGCACGCCCGGTACTCGCCCGGCACCCGGTCGTCGTCGGGGGTGAGCCCGTGGCCGCCCATCCACGCCTGCACGTGCTCGGCCATGTCGGGCTGGGTCGAGAAGAAGAGGATCTTGTCGACCATCTCGTCGAGCACGTCGGACGTGACGGTGATGATCTCGACGTGCTCCACCGGCTACTCCTGCACCAGCTCGATCAGGGTGCCGAAGGCGCCCTTGGGGTGGACGAAGGCCACGGTGGTCCCCCGCGACCCGGGCCGGGGCTGCTGGTCGATCACCTGGCCGCCCGCGTCCTTCACCGCCTGGAGGGCCACGCCGCAGTCGGCGACCCGGTAGCCGACGTGGTGCAGGCCCTCGCCCCGCTTCTCCAGCGACTTGGCCACGGGGGAGTCGTCGCGGGTGGGCGTGAGCAGCTGGATGTAGCTGTCGGCCACCCGGAGGAGGGCCTCCTCGACGCCGTCGCTCTCGACGATCTCCCGGTGCTCGACGGTGGCGCCGAACACCTCGCGGTAGTAGTCGATCGCGGCCTCGAGGTCGCGCACGGCGATGGCCACGTGGTCGATCTCGGTGAGCAGGCCCGGGTCGGCGCCCTGCCCACTGGTCTGCTGGACGACGGACATCAGTCGAACCTCCGGAAGAGCGTGATCTTGTCCTCGCCGACCTTGTCGCGCAGCTCGGGGTCGGCCACGCCGAGGCCCTCGCGGGGAGCGAGGCACAGCACCCCGATCTTGCCCTCGTGCAGGTTGTGGTGCAGCTGGTAGGCCGCCTCGCCCACGTCGTCGAGCGGGAACACCGTCGACAGGATCGGCTGGATCTTGCCCTCGCACACCAGCTGGTTGGCGGCCCAGGCCTCGCGGTAGTTGGCGAAGTGGCTGCCGATGATCGACTTGAGGTGCATCCACAGGTAGCGGTTGTCGAACTCGAGCATGAACCCCGAGGTGGCCGCGCAGGTGACGATCTTGCCGCCCCGCCGGGCCACGAACACCGAGGCGCCGAAGGTCTGGCGGCCGGGGTGCTCGAACACGATGTCGGGGTCGCGGCCGACGAGGTCGCGGATGCGCTTGCCGAAGCGACGCCACTCGCCCGGGTCCTGGGTCTGCTCGTCGGACCAGAAGCGGAAGCCCTCGGCCTTGCGGTCGATCACCGCCTCCACGCCCATGGCGTCCATCAGCTCGACCTTGCGCGGCGACGAGACCACCGCCACCGGGATGGCGCCACCGTTCAGCGCGTACTGCACCGCGTAGCCGCCCAGGCCGCCGCCGGCGCCCCAGATGAGCACCACGTCGCCCTGGGTGAGGGGCGCGCCGTTGGGGCTCACGATCATCCGGTACGTGGTGGAGTTGGTGAGGGCGTTGCAGGCCGCCTCCTCCCAGGTGAGGTGGGTGGGCTTGGGCATGAGCTGGTTGGCCTTCACCACGGCCAGGTCGGCCAGGCCGCCGAAGTTGGTCTCGTAGCCCCAGATCACCTCGTTGGGCGCGAGCATCGAGTCGTCGTGGGCGCCGGGGTCCTGGTCGTCGACGTAGTTGCAGTGCACCGTCACCCGGTCGCCGGGCTTCCAGTTGCGCACCGCCGAGCCCACGCGGACCACCACGCCCGAGGCGTCGGAGCCGATCACGTGGTACGGCAGGTCGTGGCGCTTGTGCCACTCGCTCCATCGGCCCACGCGGGCCAGGGCCCGGAACGTGGAGATCGGCTCGAAGATCGACGACCACACCGTGTTGAAGTTGATGGCGCTGGCCATCACCGCCACCACGGCCTCGTCGGGGGCGAGCTCGGGCAGCGGCACCTCGTCCACGTGGAGGCTCTGGCGGGGGTCCTTGTCGGCGGAGGGCACCCCGTCGAACATCGTCTCCTCGTCCTTGCGGACCACGGCCGCTCGGTAGGACTCGGGGAGGGGGAGGGCGGCGATCTCGTCGCCCGTGGCACCGGACGTGATGGCTTCGAGGAGCTCCTGCATGGGTGCAGGTTACCGACTGGTCACTTCGGCGCTCCAGACGGCACACTGGAGGGCAGGGTCAGCCGGAACGCGGCAGGTCAACGGAGACCAGGGAGGGTCCGAACATGGCCGGAACCGTCATCGTCGGTGGGGCGCGCACCCCGATCGGCAAGCTCTCGGGTGCGCTGGCGTCGTTCACCGCCATGGACCTCGGCGGGTTCGCCATCAAGGCCGCCCTCGAGCGGGCCGGCGTCAGCGCCGACCAGGTCGACTACGTCTACATGGGCCACGTGCTGCAGGCGGGGCAGGGCCAGATGACGGCGCGCCAGGCGGCCGTCAAGGCCGGGGTGCCCATGAGCGTGCCGGCCACCACCATCAACAAGGTCTGCCTCTCCGGGGCCAACGCCATCCTCATGGCCGACCTGCTGATCAACGCCGGCATGGCCGACGTGGTCGTCGCCGGGGGCATGGAGAGCATGACGAACGCGCCCTACCTGCTCCCGGGCGCCCGGGCGGGCTACCGGATGGGCAACGGCGACCTGGTCGACTCGATGATCTGGGACGGCCTGTGGTGCGCCTTCGACGCGTGCCACATGGGCACGGGCACCGAGCAGTACAACGAGGCGCGGGGCATCAGCCGTGAGCGCCAGGACGACCTGGCGGCCAAGAGCCACGAGCGGGCCGCCGCCGCCATCAAGGACGGCAGGTTCACCGACGAGATCGTCCCGGTCGAGGTTCCCCAGCGCAAGGGCGACCCGCTCCTCGTCGACACCGACGAGGGTGTGCGTCCCGGCACCACGATGGAGAGCCTCGCCAGCCTCCGCCCGGCGTTCGGCAAGACGGGCACGATCACGGCCGGCAACGCCTCGCAGATCTCCGACGGCGCCTCGGCCGTGGTGGTCACCTCCAAGGCGGCGGCCGACCGCCTCGGCTTGAGCCCGATGGCCGAGGTGGTGGGCTACGGCCAGGCGGCGGGCCCCGACGCCTCGCTGCTCAGCCAGCCGGCCAATGCCATCAAGCAGGCCCTCGACCGGGCCGGCCTGTCGGTGTCCGACGTCGACCTGTTCGAGCTCAACGAGGCGTTCGCCACCGTCGGCGTCGCCTCCATGGACGACCTGGGCATCACCGACGACGTCGTCAACGTGAACGGCGGGGCCATCGCGCTCGGCCACCCGATCGGCATGTCGGGCAACCGCCTCGCCCTCACCATGATCCACGAGCTGCGCCGTCGTGGCGGCGGGCTCGGCGCGGCCGCCCTCTGCGGCGGTGGCGGCCAGGGCGACGCCATCCTGATCCGCACGCTGTAGCACCGGGCCGGCAGGCACGAGCGGGGGGCGCCCGGCGCGGGTGCCGGGCGCCCCCCCTCGCGCCCGACGCCGGTCGTTCTCTGGCGGGTCCACCACCCCCACGGTTGTCGAACGGGCAGAGAACCCGGACAGCGCCGTGCGCCGTCAGCCGTCGACGTCGCGCCGGCCCTCGAGGGCCCGGCCGAGGGTGAGCTCGTCGGCGTACTCGAGGTCGCCGCCCACGGGCAGGCCGCTCGCGATCCGCGTGACCCGCAGGCCGAGGGGCTTGAGCAGGCGGGCCAGGTACATCGCGGTGGCCTCGCCCTCGATGTTGGGGTTGGTGCACAGGATCACCTCGGCCACGCCCTCGGGCTCGAGCCGCGCCAGCAGCTCCCGCACGCGCAGCTGCTCCGGCCCGACGCCCTCGATGGGGCTGATCGCCCCCTGCAGCACGTGGTAGCGGCCCCGGAACTCCTGGGTCTTCTCCACCGCCACGATGTCGCGGGGCTCCTCGACCACGCAGAGCACCGTGGGGTCGCGACGCGGGTCGGCGCAGAGCTCGCACTCCTCGCCCTCGGACACGTTGAAGCAGCGCCGGCAGAAGGTGACGCGGTCCTTCACCTCGACGATCGCCGTGGCCAGCCGCAGGGCGTCGTCGCGCGACAGCTTCAAGAGGTAGAAGGCGATCCGCTGGGCCGACTTCGGTCCCACGCCCGGCAGCCGGCCGAGCTCGTCGATCAGGTCCTGGACGGGGGCGGCGTACACGGGCCGGGCTCAGCCGCCCTGGCCGAGGAGCCCGCCCAGCCCGCCGAGGTCGAGCTCGCCCATGGCCGAGCGCTGCAGCTCCTGGACGCGGGCCATGGTGTCGTGGAGGGCGGCCAGCACCAGGTCCTCGAGCATGCCGACGTCGTCGGGGTCGACCACCTGGGGATCGATGTGCACCGCGGTGAACACCCCGCCGCCGCTCGCGGTGATCTTCACCATCCCACCGCCGGCGTGGCCCTCCACCTCCTCCTCGGCCGCCGCGGCCTGGGCCGCGAGCAGCTGCTCCTGCATCTGGTTGGCCTGCCGCAGCAGGTCGCCGAAGTCGGCCATGGTGTCCTCCTCGGGATCAGGCGTCGTCGACCAGCTCGGCCCCGGGGAACGCCTGCGTGAGGCGCTCCACACCCGAGCGGGGGGCGGCGTCGGCGGGCGCGTCGACCAGCTCGTCGGGGTCGACGGCCTCGTCGTCGATGGGGGGCGGGGCATCGGCCCGCGACGATGCGTCGGCCGGTGCCGCGGTGGTGCCGTCGTCGACCACGAGCCGCAGCCCGACGGGGCGTCCGAAGCGGGCGCCCAGCGTGGTGGCCACCTCGGCGCGGTAGGCCTCGGCCTTCTGGCAGTGGATGGCGTTGGGCAGCGCAAAGGCCACACCGGTCGTCGTCTCGACGAAACGTCCCGCGCTGTAGAGGGCCTTGATCCGGGGGGGAAGGCCGGGCAGGACGGTGTCGGCCCACGCCAGGGTGAGCTCGTCGCGGGACGGTTCGCCGGCGGCCGGGTCCGGAACCGGGGCCCGGGTCGGGGTCGGGGTCGGGGTCGGGGTCGGGCGCGCTGCCGCCGGAGTTGCCGGGGTCGGGGTCGGGGTCGGGGCGGGCGGGGAGGGGGCCCGCCGGTGGGCGCCCAGCGCGGCGCGGGCTTGCGACACCCCGCTGGCCGCTGGCGCGGCCGGCTCGGCGGGGCCGGGTCGCGGCGCCACCTCGGCCGCGGGGGCCTCGGCCGTCGGCGCCTTGCCGGCGGGCGCCCCGGCCCGCGGCGCGGGCGGCGGGGCGCCGCCACCGGCCTGCGCTCGCTCCAGCCGCTCGATGCGCTGGAGCAGGGCGCCGGGGCTGGTGTCGGCGTCGGGTCGGGTGAGGCGCACCAGGGCCACGTCGAGCAGCACGCGGGGGTCGGGCGCATGACGGATCTCGAGGAGCACCTGGCCCAGCACCTCGAGGGCCCGCACGGTGGTGGCCGGGGTGAGCCGGCGGGCCTGCTCGGCCGCCTGGCTGCGCTGGCGGTCGGGCAGCTCGACCACCTCGGGTGCCAGGGCCATGAGGAACACGTCGCGAAGGTGCCCGACGAGGGCCTCGGTGAGTGTGCGGGCGTCGCGGCCGGCCGCCGTGGCCCGCGCCACCGCGGCCAGCGCCGCCGCGGTGTCGGCCTCGGCGAGGGCCTCGACCAGCTCGTCGAGGGGCGCCCCCTGGTCGGGCAGCCCGCCGGCCGCCACCACCCGGTCGAGCGCCGAGAGCGTGTCGCGCGCCGAGCCCGCGCCGGCCGTCACCACCCAGTCCACGGCGTCGGGCGGCAGGCCGAGACCGGCGTCGGCCGCCACGTGGCGGACGTGGTCGGCGAGCACCTCGGCCGGGAGGAGCCGGAACTCGAGGTGCTGGGTGCGGCTCCGGATCGTCGGGAGCACCTTCTGGGGGTCGGTCGTCGCCAGCACGAACACCACGTGCGGCGGCGGCTCCTCCAGGGTCTTCAGCAGGGCGTTCGACGCCGGCTTCGACAGCATGTGGACCTCGTCGAGCACGTACACCTTCGTCCGCCCCGGGTTGCCCAGCGAGGCGCGGGCCGAGAGGTCGCGGATCCCCTCCACGCTGTTGTTGGACGCGGCGTCCAGCTCGAACACGTCGGGCGAGGTGCCGTCGGTGATCGCCACGCACGAGTCGCAGACGCCGCAGGGCTCGCCGTCGCGCAGGTCGGTGCAGTTGAGCGCCTTGGCCAGGATGCGCGCCGTCGAGGTCTTGCCCGTGCCGCGCGGCCCGCTGAACAGGTAGGCGTGGCCGACCCGCTCGTCGCGCACCGCGTTCTTGAGCGCCAGCACGACGTGCTCCTGCCCGAGGAGCTGGTCGAAGCGCTGGGGCCGGTAGCGGCGGTAGAGGGAGGTGTACGACACCGGGGGCGAGCCTACCGGCGGGGTGGGTCGGCCCCCGGCGGCCCGGAGCCTCAGGCGCTGGCCGGGTGGTGCAGCTCCCGGCGCACGTGCCCGCGCGCGTGGGCGACGGCGCCGTCGAGGTCGCTGAACACGTGCCGTTCGTGGGCGAGGTGGTCCAGCGCCCCGACGGCGCCGAGCGTGCGGAGCTGCTCGTCGCTCGCCCCCTTGACGAGGACGGTGATCCCCCGGGCCTCGAGCTCGGCGACGATCTCCCCGAGGGCCTGCGCGCCGGTGGCGTCGAGCACCGAGACGTCGGGGAAGCGGAGGATCACGACCTTCACGTCGCTCACTGCGGTGATCTCTGTCAAGAAGCGCTGGGCCGCGCCGAAGAAGAGGGCGCCGTCGAGTCGGTAGGTGAGGATGTGCTCGTGGAGGAGGTCGTGCTCGACGTCGGCGTCGATCTCGGGCGTGATCGGCTCGGGGCGGGCGGCGGCGCTGCGGGCCACGGCTCGTAGGGCGAGCACGGCGGCCACGGCCACGCCGACCTCGACGGCCAGGATGAGATCGAACGCGATGGTGACCAGGGTGGTCACGGTGA
Coding sequences within it:
- the ccrA gene encoding crotonyl-CoA carboxylase/reductase produces the protein MQELLEAITSGATGDEIAALPLPESYRAAVVRKDEETMFDGVPSADKDPRQSLHVDEVPLPELAPDEAVVAVMASAINFNTVWSSIFEPISTFRALARVGRWSEWHKRHDLPYHVIGSDASGVVVRVGSAVRNWKPGDRVTVHCNYVDDQDPGAHDDSMLAPNEVIWGYETNFGGLADLAVVKANQLMPKPTHLTWEEAACNALTNSTTYRMIVSPNGAPLTQGDVVLIWGAGGGLGGYAVQYALNGGAIPVAVVSSPRKVELMDAMGVEAVIDRKAEGFRFWSDEQTQDPGEWRRFGKRIRDLVGRDPDIVFEHPGRQTFGASVFVARRGGKIVTCAATSGFMLEFDNRYLWMHLKSIIGSHFANYREAWAANQLVCEGKIQPILSTVFPLDDVGEAAYQLHHNLHEGKIGVLCLAPREGLGVADPELRDKVGEDKITLFRRFD
- a CDS encoding acetyl-CoA C-acetyltransferase, giving the protein MAGTVIVGGARTPIGKLSGALASFTAMDLGGFAIKAALERAGVSADQVDYVYMGHVLQAGQGQMTARQAAVKAGVPMSVPATTINKVCLSGANAILMADLLINAGMADVVVAGGMESMTNAPYLLPGARAGYRMGNGDLVDSMIWDGLWCAFDACHMGTGTEQYNEARGISRERQDDLAAKSHERAAAAIKDGRFTDEIVPVEVPQRKGDPLLVDTDEGVRPGTTMESLASLRPAFGKTGTITAGNASQISDGASAVVVTSKAAADRLGLSPMAEVVGYGQAAGPDASLLSQPANAIKQALDRAGLSVSDVDLFELNEAFATVGVASMDDLGITDDVVNVNGGAIALGHPIGMSGNRLALTMIHELRRRGGGLGAAALCGGGGQGDAILIRTL
- the recR gene encoding recombination protein RecR — its product is MYAAPVQDLIDELGRLPGVGPKSAQRIAFYLLKLSRDDALRLATAIVEVKDRVTFCRRCFNVSEGEECELCADPRRDPTVLCVVEEPRDIVAVEKTQEFRGRYHVLQGAISPIEGVGPEQLRVRELLARLEPEGVAEVILCTNPNIEGEATAMYLARLLKPLGLRVTRIASGLPVGGDLEYADELTLGRALEGRRDVDG
- a CDS encoding YbaB/EbfC family nucleoid-associated protein, with translation MADFGDLLRQANQMQEQLLAAQAAAAEEEVEGHAGGGMVKITASGGGVFTAVHIDPQVVDPDDVGMLEDLVLAALHDTMARVQELQRSAMGELDLGGLGGLLGQGG
- the dnaX gene encoding DNA polymerase III subunit gamma/tau; translation: MSYTSLYRRYRPQRFDQLLGQEHVVLALKNAVRDERVGHAYLFSGPRGTGKTSTARILAKALNCTDLRDGEPCGVCDSCVAITDGTSPDVFELDAASNNSVEGIRDLSARASLGNPGRTKVYVLDEVHMLSKPASNALLKTLEEPPPHVVFVLATTDPQKVLPTIRSRTQHLEFRLLPAEVLADHVRHVAADAGLGLPPDAVDWVVTAGAGSARDTLSALDRVVAAGGLPDQGAPLDELVEALAEADTAAALAAVARATAAGRDARTLTEALVGHLRDVFLMALAPEVVELPDRQRSQAAEQARRLTPATTVRALEVLGQVLLEIRHAPDPRVLLDVALVRLTRPDADTSPGALLQRIERLERAQAGGGAPPPAPRAGAPAGKAPTAEAPAAEVAPRPGPAEPAAPAASGVSQARAALGAHRRAPSPPAPTPTPTPATPAAARPTPTPTPTPTRAPVPDPAAGEPSRDELTLAWADTVLPGLPPRIKALYSAGRFVETTTGVAFALPNAIHCQKAEAYRAEVATTLGARFGRPVGLRLVVDDGTTAAPADASSRADAPPPIDDEAVDPDELVDAPADAAPRSGVERLTQAFPGAELVDDA